The nucleotide window AGAGGCTATTTCATTTTATCAAGAACGGCCCGCGCGGCGCGAACGCCGCTGGCCGCCGCCTGAGCAAGCCCGCGCGTGATACCGGCCCCATCGCCGACGGCGTAAAAATTCGGAAGCTTTGTTTCGAAAAAGGATGTCAGCTGCGGGCGCGCGCTGTAAAACTTCACCTCGACGCCGTAGAGCAGCGTATCGTAATTAGCCGTGCCGGGGGCGATTTTATCGAGCGCCCCGATCATTTCAATGATATTATCGAGATGGCGCTTCGGCAGGACGAGGCTGAGGTCGCCGGGCGTTGCCTGAAGTGTCGGCCGGACGAAGCTTTTAGACAGACGGTGTGCGTTTGTGCGTGTTCCTTTTAACAGATCGCCGAAGCGCTGGACGAGAACCCCGCCGCCAAGCATGTTGGACAGCGAGGCGATATGCTTGCCATACCGGTGCGGCTCTTTAAACGGCTCTGTAAACCGGTTGGAGACTAAAAGCGCAAAATTCGTGTTGGTGCTCTGCAGCGCGGGGTCGGCATAGCTGTGGCCGTTGACGGTGATGAGCCCATCCACATTTTCGGCAACGACGTGGCCGCGCGGGTTCATGCAGAAGGTGCGCACCGTATCGCCGTACTGTTTCGTTCTGTAGACGAGCTTGGATTCATACACAACGTCTGTTATATGCTCAAAGACCTTGGCGGGGAGCTCGACGCGCACGCCGATATCGACCTGATTATTCAGCATGTCCAGCCCCAACCGGCGGCATTGCTCGGTAAACCATTCCGCGCCCGACCGGCCGGGTGCGGCGATGAGGCAGCGGCATTGAACACGACCGCCGGACGTTTCAAGCGTATAGCCATCCGAAACCGGCGTGATCGACGTTACAACCGTGTTGAACTGAAACGTCACATGGTCTTTCATATCGTTATAAATGTTTTTAAGGATTTTGAGATTGTTCTCCGTCCCCAGATGCTTGACTTTAGCCTGCAAGAGGTGCAGGTCATTTTCAAGCGCCTTCTTCTCCAGCTTTAAGGCCTCGTCGCTCTGTGTTGAATAAACGACAGTTGTGGCACCGAAGCGAACGTTGACGTCGTCGACGTAATTGATGAGTGCCATAATGTCGTCATCCGGCATATAATCTCTCAGCCAGCCGCCGAACGCCGTTGTAAAGTTGTATTTGCCATCTGAATATGCCCCGGCACCGCCAAAGCCGCGCATGATAGCGCAGGAGGGGCACGAAAGGCAGTCGGGCACTTTTTTGGCGATCATGGGGCAGCTCCTGTGATCGATATCCGTGCCTTGCTCCAGCAGGAGGACGTTCAGGCCCGGGTGAAGACGCGCGAGCTCGTAACCGGCGTAAATCCCGGCGATGCCGCAGCCGATGACCGCAACGTCCCAGATTTTATCGTTTTCCATATGCCACCTCAGCTCATTTGTATGATACGATTTATTTATCGGCGTGAATGAGAAAAAGTGAAGACGCCCGGTGTTCCTGATGTGTTTTGCCGCATAACAGCGCGGCGGCGGATCATCTCAGCAGCGATACTCACCGCAATTTCCGCCGGCGTTTCAGCCCCGATATCAAGGCCAATGGGTGACGAGACGCGATCCAGGTCCTCTTGCGTATACCCGTCATCAAGCAAATGGCGGTAAACCGCCTCGCGCTTTTTGCTGCTACCGATCATACCGATATACCCGGCTTGTGTTTTGAGGGCCTCGCGCAGGACAAGCTTATCGTGCTGATGACCGCGCGTGACGATGATGATATAGCTGTTCAGCCCGAAAGCGCGCGTCGTAAACGGCGCATCCATCGACGGCGGTACAATGATTTCATCGGCCTCAGGGAAACGGGAACGATTGGCGAAGTCTACCCTGTCGTCTATAACTGTGACCGAAAAGCCGACGGTGTGTAAGAGAGGCGCAAGACTCTGACCGCAGTGGCCGCCGCCGAAAATAAATGCCGCGCCGTTTGAGGCGACGGGGAAAAGGAAAACCGCCGCACCGACAAGTGTGATAGCGTCGCCGTTTGTCGCGCGCCCCAGCGCGGCGCGCGCATTTTGACCCAAAAAATCACCGCCGACGATACCGCCATCCGGCAAGATGAGGCATAGATTGCGCCGCGCGAGATGCCCTGAATTGGGGATCACTGCCACGATGCGCGACAGCGGTGCGGAACACGCGGCATTGAGGAGCGCTTCAAAATATACTGCATTTTCCGGATCAGTACTGTCCAGATAATTGATCAAAATCCTTGCGCGTCCGCCGCAGACGGCCCCAAGGGCGTCGACGCCGTTTTCTGACAGCGCGTATTCGGTGACGGCGGCGCGCCGGTTCTCTATAACCCGCGCGGCATCACGCATGACGGCGGCCTCCAGAACGCCGCCGCCGATTGTCCCGACGATGGACAGATCGTTTCTGACGAGCATGGCTGCCCCGGCTTTTCGTGGCGTGGAGCCGGTGCTCTCTATCGTGAGGGCAAGGGCGCACGGTTTGTTGAAGCGGAGCGCGTCCAGCGCCGCTGCGGCAATCTGCTTCATAAAATAGCCCCCGGACGACAAGTTTGGCAGAACAAGCTGCCGCCATATCATATCCGCCCGATGCATTTTTTAGAACGGCTGTGTCCTCACACAGTCCTTCTGAGGAAGCGAAGCGAATAAAAAATCTGGCTACATGCAGAAAAGATTCTTCGCTGCGCTCAGAATGACAGGGGCGCTCAGAATGAAAAAGTGAAACGATGTGTATCACGAATACAAGGCATCCAGAACGATGCCATATCGCACTTTGAGACTGTCGCGGATGTCCATCGCCGTTTTCAGGCGCTTTTCGGCGCGGGCTAGGGCGGCAGGGTCTTCGGTATACCGCTTCCGCACGTCTTCAAGCGTTTTTTCAAGCGGCGCGACGACGCTATTCCGGCACAGCTTGTCCGATAGAAACAGGACGGCAGCCTCGTTGGGGACGCCGCTATACGCGTCCGGGAGGTCCATATGCGCCATTACCACCGTGGCAGCATTCGGGTACCCCTCCTGCAATAGGAGTGCGGCGGCGGCATCTTCATGCGCCGGCTGCAGGCGCACCATATCGTGCAGGCGGCAGGCGGCGGACAGAAGGCCAGCGTCCAGCGCAACGCCTTTTGGCTTGAGTTGACGGGCGATGTTCAGCGCGACGGCCTCCACCTGCCTGCCGTGCGCAATGATATGATCCGGTGTTTCATATTTTTGAAGAAGCTGCGCACAGGCGGTATCATCCGGGTACGTCGGCAGGCCGAGATGGCGCAGCAGCGCGGCGTAATCCTGCGGCGTATCCATATCGAGAAGGACGCCCCTGTCGTCCGTGTCAACCTCTTCGGCGGGATAGTGCGCCAAACAAGCTCGCAGGCCATCCGCCCCGGCATAACCCATAATATCGGCGGCAAGGGCGTACGGAATCAGCGGCGGGTGGCCGCGATGACCGTCATACGCCGGATAAACGACGCTTTCACCGTTTCCAAGAATAAAAGCGGTAATAAGCTTTTCAATCGTTTTTTCCGTGACAGCGCAGGTGTCCGCCGGCAGCAGAAAAAAGCCGTCAAGGTCTGACGGGAGGGAGCGAATACCGGCTTTGACGGAGGAAAACATCCCATCCTCAAATTTGGCATTATAAATATGGCGGACGTTTTTGGCGCGGCACTTGAGAAGCGCTGCTTCCACCGCCTCGCGGCGATAGCCCGTCACGACGGAAATGCTGTGAATTTTTTGATGGCGGCCCAGCGCGACACAGCGCAAAACGGCGCTCTCGCCCCCGATGGGCAACAGCGGCTTCAAAACGCCCATGCGCTCGGAATTCCCCGCCGCCAGAATAATCAGTCCGATTTTCATCGTATCGCCTCCAGTCACAGACAGTGTATCATAACCTTTTGTTTTTGAAAACAGACTTTATGACGTGCTATGAGCGGCCTAAATCGGCGTAACGACAAACGTTGCATGCTGAATGAATCAAAGTCTTCACAAAATACTGTTGACTTTTATGAGCAGATGCCATATCATAAACTATAATAACTGTATAATCGAAACCGATGAGCAAGAAGAGTACAAAAAGTCGCGTGTTTCAGAGAGCCGCCAGATGGTGTGAATGCGGCATCACAGATTTTTTCGAATGGGCTTGCGAGGGTGGCTTGAAACCGGTTAACGGGAGTAGACGCCGACGGGAACCCTGTCCGTTATCAGTGGGGTGCATATGATGGTATGCAAGATGAGCGGATGAATTATTTCATCAATTTGGGTGGTACCGCAGAAGCTTGAGCTTTTGTCCCATGGGGGACAGAGGCTTTTTGTTTGTCCGGGGCCGCTTTTTATTTTGTCGGAAAGGCGTTTTCATCCATCAATGAAACAGGTGATTACCATGATTAAACCAAGTTGTGAGAAGATCGAGGCGCTATCCAAAACGTATAACACCATTCCGGTAAGCCGGGAAATTTACGCCGACGTGACTACGCCGATTCTGCTCCTGCGGAAGCTTGCCGCCAAATCGCGCCGCTATTATCTTTTAGAGAGCGTTGAAGGCGGGGAAAAATGGGCCAGATACTCCTTTTTAGGATACGACCCCATTCTACGCGCAACATGCAAGGACGGGACTGTGACCATTGAGGGCAGCGAAACGAAGACGGTTCGAACCGATCAGCCGCTCAACGTCCTGCGGGAGCTTTTGTCGCGGTATCACGCGCCGCGGCTTGACGATCTGCCGCCGTTTACAGGGGGCTTCGTCGGCTACTTTGCGTACGCGATGATCGGCTATGCCGAGCCTGTTTTGAAGCTCCAAAAGGGCGACGGTTATGATTTTGACCTCATGCTGTTTGACAAGGTGATTGCCTACGACCATTTAAGGCAGAAAATTATCCTGATTGTCAACATTACAACAGACCGCCTGATGGAAAACTACGGCCGCGCAGTGGCAGAGCTTGAAGCGATGGCTCGCCTCGTCACTGAAGCGCCGCTATGCACAGAAGAGGGAAAGGCAGCAGCCCCATCTTTTACCTGCAACATGACGCAGGAAGACTACTGCGCAATTGTGGAAAAGACGAAGAAATACATCGTCGACGGCGATATCTTTCAAGCTGTCCTCTCCCGCCGGTTTGAAACACCATTTGAGGGGAGCCTCTTAAACGCCTACCGCGTTTTGCGGACGACGAATCCATCGCCCTATATGGTGTTCATGCATTTCGACGACCTGGAGATCATGAGCGCGTCACCGGAGACGCTGGTACGGCTTTATAACGGGCGGCTTTCCACCTTCCCCGTGGCGGGCTCGCGACCACGTGGCGCGACGGATGCGGAGGATAAAGCCTTGGAGGAGGAGCTTTTAGCGGATGAAAAAGAGCTCTCCGAGCACAACATGCTTGTTGACCTCGCGCGAAATGACCTCGGGCGCATTTCGAAAATTTCCTCCGTCCGCGTGATGGACTATATGATGATTCACCGGTATTCAAAAATCATGCACATCACCTCCCGCGTGGAAAGCGATATCCGAGATGACTGCGACGCCCTCAACGCCATCGAAGCCATTTTACCCGCCGGGACGCTGTCGGGCGCGCCGAAAATCCGTGCCTGTGAGATCATTGAGGAGCTGGAGAATTCCCCGCGCGGGATTTACGGCGGCGCGTTAGGCTACATCGACTTTACCGGCAATATGGACACCTGCATCGCTATCCGCATGGCCGTCAAAAAAGACGGGCGCGTGTCTGTCCAGGCAGGCGGCGGGATCGTTGCCGACAGCGTCCCCGAGCGGGAATACGAGGAATCCGGCAACAAAGCAAAGGCCGTGATGAACGCCATCATAAACGCCGGGGAGGTGACAGACTGATGATACTGATGATCGATAATTACGACAGCTTCACATACAACCTCGTCCAGCTGATCGGAAGCCTGAACCCCGATATCCGCGTTGTCCGCAACGATGCGTTAACGGTTGAGGATATTCGGCAGCTTCACCCGTCACACATTATTCTTTCGCCGGGGCCGGGCTATCCGAAGGATGCCGGTGTCTGCGAGGAGGTCGTCAAAGCGCTTGGCAAAACGATTCCCATCCTCGGCGTCTGCCTCGGCCATCAGGCCATCTGCGAAGTATACGGCGCGATGGTAACGCATGCAAAAAAGCTGATGCACGGCAAAAAAAGCCGGATATTAATCAATAACAAAAACCCCATTTTTTATGGGCTCTCGGAGGCGATTGACGCCGCGCGCTATCACTCCCTCGCCGCGCGGCGCGAGACGGTGCCCGAAGCGCTCGACATCATTGCCGAGGATGAGACGGGCGAAGTGATGGCTGTGGCGCATCGGGAAAATCCCGTCTTCGGGCTCCAGTTTCATCCGGAGTCGGTTCTGACACCGCAGGGCGATATCATCATACGAAATTTTTTGACGATCGGAGGCAGGACACATGATTAAAGAAGCAATTAAAACAGCCGTTGAGGGCGGAGATCTGCCTTTTGATACCGCAAAAGAGGCCATGGATGAAATCATGCGCGGCGAAGCGACAAATGCCCAGATTGCAGCCTTTTTGACCGCCCTGCGCATGAAAGGCGAGACGGTCGAGGAAATTACGGCGTGCGCCGCCGTCATGCGCGAAAAATGCACGAAACTGCCGTGCGACGGTACGGTGCTCGACATCGTCGGCACCGGTGGTGATGCGTCCAACACGTTCAATATTTCAACTGTGACAGCGTTTATCGCCGCGGCGGCGGGCATCCCGGTCGCCAAGCACGGCAACCGCAGCGTGTCGAGCCAATGCGGTGCCGCCGACTGCCTAGAGGCGCTGGGAGCAAAGATTAATCTGACGGCGGAGGAGAGTGCGCGCGTCCTTGAAAAGACGAACATGTGCTTTATGTTCGCACCGAACCACCATGCGTCGATGAAATACGCAGCCCCCGTGCGAAAAGAGATCGGGGTGCGAACCATTTTTAATATTCTGGGCCCCCTGTCAAACCCTGCTATGGCAAAGCTGATGCTTTTGGGCGTCTACGACATGCGCCTCGTCCGGCCGCTTGCCGAGGTTTTGGCAAACGTAGGCGTTAACCGCGCCTTCGTCGTCCACGGTGATGACGGGCTTGACGAGATATCGCTTTCCGCGACGACGACGGTCTGTGCGCTTCTAGACGGGGAAATTAAAATGTTCACGCTTGACCCGCACGACTATGGTCTTCAATTATGCGACAGGGAAAAGCTCGTCGGCGGCGGCCCGGCGGAGAATGCGGACATTGCCAGAAGGCTGCTCGCCGGTGAAAAAGGCCCAAAGCGGGATATTCTCCTGCTCAACGCGGCGGCGGCGTTATATGTGGGTGGCCAAAGTGCTTCGCTCGAAGACGGCATTCTCTTGGCCTCGGAGCTGATTGACAACGGAAAAGCGCTGCAAAAAATGCAAGATTTTATCGCAGCGACGAACGAGGTGGGTTCATGATCCTTGACAAAATCGCCGCGTCGACACGCCAGCGTGTGGCGATGCAAAAAAAACAGATGTCTTTGGAAGAGATGAAGGCGCGCGCCGCGGCCCTGCCGATTGGCGGGTTCCCTTTTGAAGATGCATTGAAAAAAACCGATCTTGCCTTTATCTGCGAGCTCAAGCATGCGTCGCCGTCAAAGGGGCTGATTGTTGAGGATTTTCCGTATCTTGAGCTTGCTGAGGCCTACGAACAGGCAGGGGCGGACGCCGTTTCCGTCCTGACCGAACCGGCGTTTTTTCTGGGCAGCAACAGATACCTGACCGAGGTGAGTATGGACATCAAGCTGCCGATACTCCGGAAGGACTTTATCCTTGATGACTACCAGCTTTACGAGTCTAAGCTCATCCGCGCCAATGCGGTTTTACTCATCTGCGCGCTCTTGGACGGCGAGACGATCAAAAGATTTATCGGGATATGCGACAGCCTTGGTCTCTCCGCGCTTGTGGAGGCGCACGATGAGACGGAAGTGAAAACGGCCTATAATGCGGGTGCTCGGATCATCGGCGTCAATAACCGCGACCTGAAGACGTTTGAGGTCGACATTCAAAACAGCATCCGGCTCCGGCCGCTCGTACCAGACGGCGTCCTGTTCGTCGCCGAAAGCGGAATTCAAACGGCGGATGATATCGCCGCGCTGCACAAAGCGGGAGTCAATGCCGTTTTAATCGGGGAGACGCTGATGAAAAGCGCCGATAAAAAAGTGATGCTAGAGCAACTGCGGCAAGGGTGCCTGGCATAACACGGTCTGGGTCAGCTTCAATACAGACCCGGAAAAACGGCAGGACGCTGGAGGCGGTGTCCCTAACGAAGCGGACGGCCAATGGCCGTCCCTACGAAAGCCACCGATAGGCATGCATGACGCTAAGAATATGTAGGGACGCCCATTGGGCGCCCGTTGCAGCCGGCAGAGAGGTCAAAGTGATATGACAAAAATAAAAATATGCGGGTTGACGCGGCCGGAGGATATTGACGCCGTCAATCGCTATAGGCCGGACTATATCGGCTTTGTCTTCGCCGAGAGCAAAAGAAGGGTGACGCCAACACAGGCCGCAGCCCTGAAAAGGCAGCTTACTGCTGATATCAAGGCCGTCGGTGTTTTCGTCAACGCCGGGCTTGACGATATCGTCACGCTGTGTCATGACGGCGTGATTGACGCCGTCCAGCTGCACGGTGACGAGGGTGCCGATTATATGTTAAACTTAAAGGAAAAAATAAATGTGCCGGTCGTCAAGGCGCTCCGTGTGCAAAGCCGTGAGCAGATCCAAAAAGCCGAGGCGCTGCCGTGCGATTTTTTGCTGCTGGACGCGTATCGTGAAAACGTTTACGGCGGCACCGGCGAGCGTTTTGACATATCGCTGATTCCGCCGCTTCAAAAACCGTTTTTCCTTGCGGGTGGGCTGAACGCCGATAATATCAAAAAGGCCGCCGCATCGCACCCTTATTGTCTCGACCTCAGCAGCGGCGTTGAGACGAACGGCGTAAAGGACGACGTGAAAATACGCGATATAATCAGAATCATCAGGGAGGAATGCTGAATGAAGGGACGCTTTGGAGTTCACGGCGGGCAATATGTGCCGGAGACGCTGATGAATGCCCTCATCGAGCTTGAAAAGGCCTATGACACATATAAAAACGACGCCGCGTTTAACGCGGAGCTGGACGCGCTTTTAAAAAATTACGCGGGCAGGCCGTCGCTTTTGTACTTTGCCGAACGCATGACGCGCGACCTCGGCGGGGCGAAAATCTATTTAAAACGCGAGGATCTTAACCACACGGGTTCGCATAAAATCAATAACGTCCTTGGGCAGGTGCTGCTGGCCAAAAAGATGGGAAAAACGCGCGTCATCGCTGAAACCGGCGCGGGGCAGCATGGCGTTGCCACGGCGACGGCGGCGGCCCTGATGGATATGGACTGCGACATCTATATGGGCCGGGAGGACACCGAGCGGCAGGCCCTCAACGTCTACCGCATGGAGCTGTTGGGCGCGCGCGTCCACCCAGTGACGAGCGGGACCGAGACGCTCAAGGACGCCGTGAATGAGACGATGCGCGAATGGACGGCGCGCATTGCCGACACCCATTACGTCCTCGGCTCCGTGATGGGGCCGCACCCTTTCCCGACGATTGTGCGTGATTTCCAAAGCGTGATCGGCCGTGAGGTCCGTACGCAGATGCTGGCGCTGGAGGGAAGACTGCCTGACGCGCTTCTTGCCTGCGTCGGCGGCGGGTCAAATGCCATGGGGCTGTTTTACGATTTTATCGGTGAGGCGTCCATCCGCCTCATCGGCTGCGAAGCAGCCGGGCGCGGCGCCGAGACAAAGGAGACGGCCGCCACGATTGCCACCGGCACGATGGGCATTTTTCACGGCATGAAGAGCTATTTCTGCCAGGACGAATATGGACAGATTGCACCCGTCTATTCGATTTCCGCGGGGCTGGATTACCCCGGCATCGGGCCGGAGCACGCCTTTCTCCATGACCTCGGCCGGGCTGAATACGTCCCTGTGACAGACGATGAGGCGGTTGACGCCTTCGAATACCTCTCGCGGCTTGAGGGGATCATCCCCGCTGTTGAGAGCGCGCATGCCGTGGCATATGCCAGACGACTCGCACCCACGATGAGAAAAAATCAGCTTCTCGTCATCAATCTCTCCGGGCGCGGTGACAAGGACGTGGCGGCGATTGCGCGGTATAGGGGGGTAAACATCCATGAGTAGGCTCGGTGACGTTTTTAAAAACAAAAAGGCGTTTATACCGTTTATCACGGCGGGCGACCCCAATCTGGAGACGACGGAGCGCCTTGTTTTAGCCATGGCGGCGGCGGGGGCCGACCTTATTGAGCTTGGCATGCCATTTTCCGACCCCATTGCAGAGGGCCCTGTCATTCAGGCGGCGGACGAGCGGGCGCTGTCGTCCGGGACGACGACGGACAAAATATTTGACGTCGTCAGGCGCATCCGGGCGAAAACAGCCGTCCCGCTGGCTTTTATGACGTACATCAACCCGATTTTTGCCTACGGCACAAAGCGGTTTCTACAAAACTGCCGGGACACCGGCATTGACGCCGTCATCGTCCCCGATTTGCCCTTTGAAGAAAAAGGCGAGATCGGGCCAATGTGTCAGACATACGGTGTGGCGCTCATTTCACTGATTGCGCCGACGTCGGACGACCGCATCGCAATGATCGCGCGGGAGGCGGAGGGCTTTGTCTATGTCGTCTCATCCCTCGGCGTGACGGGCGTGCGGCAGGAAATTGTCACCGATCTGGGCGCCATGATCGGCGCCGTTAAAAAAGCAAACGATATCCCCTGCGCCGTCGGCTTCGGTATCTCGACGCCGGAGCAGGCGCGTGAAATCTCCAAATTGTCCGACGGCGTCATTGTCGGCAGTGCCATCGTCAAAATCGTCGCGCAGTATGGCGAGCAGGCCGAAGAGCCGGTGCGCGACTATGTCCGCCGGATGAAATCGGCGCTTGTGGGAAATGAGGACTAACATGGACGACGCTGAATTATACAAGGCAGCCAGCCGCGCGGTTCACCCGGACGACACGCATATCACAGTCGGCGGCGTGACGCTTGGCGAGGGGACGTTTCATGTCATCGCCGGGCCCTGCTCTGTTGAAAGTGAAGAGCAGATTTTAAAGGTCGCGCAATCAGCCAAAGAGAGCGGGGCGACGCTTTTGCGCGGCGGGGCGTTCAAGCCGCGCACGTCGCCGTATGCCTTTCAGGGGTTACAGGAAAAGGGCCTCGCGTATCTCCTCGCCGCCAAGCGCTTAACGGGCCTGCCGATTGTCACTGAAATCATGAATCAGACGCAGCTGCCGCTTTTTGAGGACATCGACGTCATCCAAATCGGCGCGCGCAATATGCAGAACTTTGATCTCTTAAAAGAGGTCGGGCGCTGTCAAAAGCCCATTGTTTTAAAACGCGGCCTGTCCAGTACGATTGAAGAATTCCTCATGAGCGCCGAGTATATCATGGCGGAAGGGAATTCCAGCGTCATACTCTGTGAGCGAGGTATCCGCACGTTTGAGACGATGACGCGCAACACACTGGACATCTCTGCCGTGCCGCTCCTCAAACAAAAATCGCACCTGCCCGTTATCATCGACCCGAGCCATGCAGCGGGAATCCGGAGCCTTGTGCCCGCGCTGTCAAAGGCCGCCGTTGCCGCCGGTGCCGACGGGCTGATGATCGAAACGCACAATGACCCGGCTCATGCGCTTTCAGACGGCGCGCAGTCCTTAGACCTCGAGCAATTCCGTGACCTGTGCGCCGATATTTTAAGACGAGCGGCTTTTGAGGGGAAAAGGACGGCGATGTGACGATATGAACATCGAAAAAGCCGGTTTTGAGGATCTCGCGCACCTGATAGAGGTTCAGCATTTGGCGTATCAGAGCCAGGCGGAGATGCTGTGTGATTATTCAATCGACCCGCTTCTGGAAACGCTTGACGCGCTGGAGGAGGCGTTCCCGCAGTTTGTGATTCTAAAGGCCGTTGCCCCTGACGGGGCGATTATTGGCTCGGTCCGCGGGCGCTGCGACGGTGAGACGTGTTATGTCGGGCGGCTTTTTGTCCACCCGGCATACCGCAGGCGCGGCCTCGGCGCCCGCCTGCTGACAGCAATCGAAACAGTATGCCCGAAAGGGCGCTATGAGCTGTTTACGAGCAGCAAAAGCATTGGTAATATCCGGCTGTATGAGCGCATGGGGTATAGACGCTTTCAAGAAA belongs to Oscillospiraceae bacterium CM and includes:
- a CDS encoding aminodeoxychorismate/anthranilate synthase component II; translated protein: MILMIDNYDSFTYNLVQLIGSLNPDIRVVRNDALTVEDIRQLHPSHIILSPGPGYPKDAGVCEEVVKALGKTIPILGVCLGHQAICEVYGAMVTHAKKLMHGKKSRILINNKNPIFYGLSEAIDAARYHSLAARRETVPEALDIIAEDETGEVMAVAHRENPVFGLQFHPESVLTPQGDIIIRNFLTIGGRTHD
- a CDS encoding NAD(P)/FAD-dependent oxidoreductase, which produces MENDKIWDVAVIGCGIAGIYAGYELARLHPGLNVLLLEQGTDIDHRSCPMIAKKVPDCLSCPSCAIMRGFGGAGAYSDGKYNFTTAFGGWLRDYMPDDDIMALINYVDDVNVRFGATTVVYSTQSDEALKLEKKALENDLHLLQAKVKHLGTENNLKILKNIYNDMKDHVTFQFNTVVTSITPVSDGYTLETSGGRVQCRCLIAAPGRSGAEWFTEQCRRLGLDMLNNQVDIGVRVELPAKVFEHITDVVYESKLVYRTKQYGDTVRTFCMNPRGHVVAENVDGLITVNGHSYADPALQSTNTNFALLVSNRFTEPFKEPHRYGKHIASLSNMLGGGVLVQRFGDLLKGTRTNAHRLSKSFVRPTLQATPGDLSLVLPKRHLDNIIEMIGALDKIAPGTANYDTLLYGVEVKFYSARPQLTSFFETKLPNFYAVGDGAGITRGLAQAAASGVRAARAVLDKMK
- the trpE gene encoding anthranilate synthase component I, with protein sequence MIKPSCEKIEALSKTYNTIPVSREIYADVTTPILLLRKLAAKSRRYYLLESVEGGEKWARYSFLGYDPILRATCKDGTVTIEGSETKTVRTDQPLNVLRELLSRYHAPRLDDLPPFTGGFVGYFAYAMIGYAEPVLKLQKGDGYDFDLMLFDKVIAYDHLRQKIILIVNITTDRLMENYGRAVAELEAMARLVTEAPLCTEEGKAAAPSFTCNMTQEDYCAIVEKTKKYIVDGDIFQAVLSRRFETPFEGSLLNAYRVLRTTNPSPYMVFMHFDDLEIMSASPETLVRLYNGRLSTFPVAGSRPRGATDAEDKALEEELLADEKELSEHNMLVDLARNDLGRISKISSVRVMDYMMIHRYSKIMHITSRVESDIRDDCDALNAIEAILPAGTLSGAPKIRACEIIEELENSPRGIYGGALGYIDFTGNMDTCIAIRMAVKKDGRVSVQAGGGIVADSVPEREYEESGNKAKAVMNAIINAGEVTD
- the trpD gene encoding anthranilate phosphoribosyltransferase, whose product is MIKEAIKTAVEGGDLPFDTAKEAMDEIMRGEATNAQIAAFLTALRMKGETVEEITACAAVMREKCTKLPCDGTVLDIVGTGGDASNTFNISTVTAFIAAAAGIPVAKHGNRSVSSQCGAADCLEALGAKINLTAEESARVLEKTNMCFMFAPNHHASMKYAAPVRKEIGVRTIFNILGPLSNPAMAKLMLLGVYDMRLVRPLAEVLANVGVNRAFVVHGDDGLDEISLSATTTVCALLDGEIKMFTLDPHDYGLQLCDREKLVGGGPAENADIARRLLAGEKGPKRDILLLNAAAALYVGGQSASLEDGILLASELIDNGKALQKMQDFIAATNEVGS
- a CDS encoding XdhC family protein translates to MKQIAAAALDALRFNKPCALALTIESTGSTPRKAGAAMLVRNDLSIVGTIGGGVLEAAVMRDAARVIENRRAAVTEYALSENGVDALGAVCGGRARILINYLDSTDPENAVYFEALLNAACSAPLSRIVAVIPNSGHLARRNLCLILPDGGIVGGDFLGQNARAALGRATNGDAITLVGAAVFLFPVASNGAAFIFGGGHCGQSLAPLLHTVGFSVTVIDDRVDFANRSRFPEADEIIVPPSMDAPFTTRAFGLNSYIIIVTRGHQHDKLVLREALKTQAGYIGMIGSSKKREAVYRHLLDDGYTQEDLDRVSSPIGLDIGAETPAEIAVSIAAEMIRRRAVMRQNTSGTPGVFTFSHSRR
- the trpB gene encoding tryptophan synthase subunit beta, with translation MKGRFGVHGGQYVPETLMNALIELEKAYDTYKNDAAFNAELDALLKNYAGRPSLLYFAERMTRDLGGAKIYLKREDLNHTGSHKINNVLGQVLLAKKMGKTRVIAETGAGQHGVATATAAALMDMDCDIYMGREDTERQALNVYRMELLGARVHPVTSGTETLKDAVNETMREWTARIADTHYVLGSVMGPHPFPTIVRDFQSVIGREVRTQMLALEGRLPDALLACVGGGSNAMGLFYDFIGEASIRLIGCEAAGRGAETKETAATIATGTMGIFHGMKSYFCQDEYGQIAPVYSISAGLDYPGIGPEHAFLHDLGRAEYVPVTDDEAVDAFEYLSRLEGIIPAVESAHAVAYARRLAPTMRKNQLLVINLSGRGDKDVAAIARYRGVNIHE
- a CDS encoding phosphoribosylanthranilate isomerase, encoding MTKIKICGLTRPEDIDAVNRYRPDYIGFVFAESKRRVTPTQAAALKRQLTADIKAVGVFVNAGLDDIVTLCHDGVIDAVQLHGDEGADYMLNLKEKINVPVVKALRVQSREQIQKAEALPCDFLLLDAYRENVYGGTGERFDISLIPPLQKPFFLAGGLNADNIKKAAASHPYCLDLSSGVETNGVKDDVKIRDIIRIIREEC
- the trpC gene encoding indole-3-glycerol phosphate synthase TrpC → MILDKIAASTRQRVAMQKKQMSLEEMKARAAALPIGGFPFEDALKKTDLAFICELKHASPSKGLIVEDFPYLELAEAYEQAGADAVSVLTEPAFFLGSNRYLTEVSMDIKLPILRKDFILDDYQLYESKLIRANAVLLICALLDGETIKRFIGICDSLGLSALVEAHDETEVKTAYNAGARIIGVNNRDLKTFEVDIQNSIRLRPLVPDGVLFVAESGIQTADDIAALHKAGVNAVLIGETLMKSADKKVMLEQLRQGCLA
- a CDS encoding NTP transferase domain-containing protein; this translates as MKIGLIILAAGNSERMGVLKPLLPIGGESAVLRCVALGRHQKIHSISVVTGYRREAVEAALLKCRAKNVRHIYNAKFEDGMFSSVKAGIRSLPSDLDGFFLLPADTCAVTEKTIEKLITAFILGNGESVVYPAYDGHRGHPPLIPYALAADIMGYAGADGLRACLAHYPAEEVDTDDRGVLLDMDTPQDYAALLRHLGLPTYPDDTACAQLLQKYETPDHIIAHGRQVEAVALNIARQLKPKGVALDAGLLSAACRLHDMVRLQPAHEDAAAALLLQEGYPNAATVVMAHMDLPDAYSGVPNEAAVLFLSDKLCRNSVVAPLEKTLEDVRKRYTEDPAALARAEKRLKTAMDIRDSLKVRYGIVLDALYS